Proteins encoded in a region of the Capra hircus breed San Clemente chromosome 3, ASM170441v1, whole genome shotgun sequence genome:
- the BCL10 gene encoding B-cell lymphoma/leukemia 10, which translates to MEPTAPSLTEEDLTEVKKDALENLRVYLCEKIIAERHFDHLRAKKILSREDTEEISCRTSSRKRAGKLLDYLQENPKGLDTLVESIRREKTQNFLIQKITDEVLKLRNIKLEHLKGLKCSSCEPFPDGATNNLSRSNSDESNFSEKLRASTIMYHPEGESSTAPFFSTDSSLNLPVLEVGRTENPTFSSTTLPRPGDPGAPPLPPELQLEEEGNSSEMFLPLRSRAVLRQ; encoded by the exons ATGGAGCCCACCGCGCCGTCCCTCACCGAGGAGGACCTGACTGAAGTGAAGAAGGAC gcTTTAGAAAATTTGCGTGTATACCTGTGTGAAAAAATCATAGCTGAGAGACATTTTGATCATCTACGAGCAAAAAAAATACTCAGTAGAGAAGACACTGAAGAAATTTCTTGCCGAACATCAAGTAGAAAAAGGGCTGGGAAACTGTTAGACTATTTACAAGAAAACCCCAAAGGACTGGATACCCTGGTCGAATCTATTCGACGAGAAAAAACACAGAACTTCCTTATACAGAAGATTACAGATGAAGTGCTGAAACTTAGGAATATAAAACTAGAGCATCTGAAAG GACTGAAATGTAGCAGCTGTGAGCCTTTTCCTGATGGAGCCACGAATAACCTTTCTAGATCAAATTCAGATGAGAGTAATTTCTCTGAGAAACTGAGAGCATCCACCATCATGTATCACCCAGAAGGAGAATCCAGCACGGCCCCCTTTTTTTCTACCGATTCTTCTCTGAATTTGCCTGTTCTAGAAGTAGGCAGAACTGAAAATCCCACCTTCTCTTCAACTACACTTCCGAGACCTGGGGACCCTGGGGCTCCTCCTTTGCCTCCAGAGCTGCAGTTAGAAGAAGAAGGAAACTCTAGTGAGATGTTTCTTCCCTTACGATCGCGGGCTGTTTTGCGGCAATGA